In Labeo rohita strain BAU-BD-2019 chromosome 16, IGBB_LRoh.1.0, whole genome shotgun sequence, one DNA window encodes the following:
- the LOC127178563 gene encoding serine/threonine-protein kinase NLK-like, whose product MAFSAVTYAKGNFGKVYKVTFGNTHAALKKVPSTAVSKKEIQKEKNIYCSLSHSNVVKLLAEPWLDSQGMWNIPLELISGKTLEKIMFSPQPCMQLTKPVMITIIKGMCEGLTYMHSKNIVHQDLKPDNIMVEYNTYRAVIIDLGLARFQKNGFCFGVEGGNLCYSAPEIFQGKHRDQYSDVWAMGKIIAELLIVPRARLPPTISTIYVFGAMGMNPYSFPVSRMVDGFVMFRPTMQQILGDILEAGKRWIRISSILGNIGIAM is encoded by the exons ATGGCTTTTTCAGCTGTTACTTATGCTAAAGGAAACTTTGGAAAGGTCTATAAAGTAACATTTGGAAATACCCACGCAGCTCTTAAGAAAGTGCCTTCCACTGCTGTATCtaaaaaagaaattcagaaagagaaaaatatatattg TTCACTGAGTCATTCCAATGTGGTAAAGCTCCTGGCAGAACCCTGGTTGGATTCTCAGGGCATGTGGAATATCCCATTGGAATTAATCTCTGGGAAAACTCTGGAAAAGATTATGTTTAGTCCACAACCATGCATGCAG ctaACAAAGCCTGTCATGATCACTATTATCAAAGGCATGTGTGAAGGCCTCACTTATATGCACAGCAAGAACATCGTTCACCAGGACCTCAAGCCTGACAACATCATG GTGGAATACAACACTTACCGGGCCGTCATAATTGATTTAGGCCTCGCCAGATTCCAAAAGAACGGGTTCTGCTTTGGTGTAGAAGGAGGCAATTTGTGTTACTCTGCCCCGGAGATTTTCCAAGGGAAACACAGAGACCAGTACTCTGATGTGTGGGCAATGGGTAAAATCATAGCAGAGCTCCTGATCGTGCCCAGAGCGAGACTCCCTCCAACCATCAGCACTATCTATGTGTTTGGAGCCATGGGTATGAATCCATACAGTTTCCCTGTCTCTAGAATGGTGGACGGATTTGTTATGTTCAGACCTACAATGCAACAGATCTTAGGAGATATTCTTGAAGCAGGGAAGAGGTGGATTAGGATTAGCAGCATTTTAGGAAATATAGGAATAGCTATGTAA